The following DNA comes from Hyphococcus flavus.
CTGACCATTGACGGCGCGCGTGTTGGCGAGGCGCTGGGGCAATACTTCCTCAAAAGCCATTTGGATAATGGCGACGCTGACGGCTCGATCATGATCGTTGTCGCCACTGACGCGCCATTGTCTGATCGCAATCTTGAACGGCTTGCCTCTCGCGCCCTTGGCGGTCTTGCGCGCACAGGCGCCGCCATGACCAACGGCTCCGGCGATTATGTCATCGCGTTTTCAACGGCGGAAGGGGTGCGGCGCACGCCCGAACGGCGTGAAGCAGTCTCCGCGATTGAAGAGCTGCCAAACAATTTGTTCTCGCCAATGTCGCAAGCCGTTATCGAAGCCACGGAAGAAGCGATATTGAATTCGCTGTTCATGGCGAAAACGATGGACGGTTATAACACTTACACGGGTAAGCCTTCGACGGTCGAGGCGTTGCCGCTTGATAAGGTGCGTGAAATTCTGACTCTGGAATCAAACGATAAAGAATGAGAGAGACGATATGTCTGAATTGGAAGCTTTAGAAAGCGATCTGACGTCAAAAATCAACGACGCTTCATCCGAAGCCGCGCTTGAGGAAGTACGCGTCGCTGCTCTTGGCAAAAAAGGCGTCGTCTCCGAAAAGATGAAAACGCTGGGCAAGATGAGCCCTGAAGAGCGTAAAGAGATGGGTCCGGCGCTCAACGGCCTTAAAAACCGTATCGCCGAAGCGATTGAAGCGAAAAAAGCTTCGCTGGAAGAAGCGGCGCTCGATGCGCGTCTGGCGACCGAAAAAGTCGATGTCACGCTTCCCATCCGGCCTGAGGCGAAAGGAAAAATTCACCCGATCAGCCAGGTGACGGAAGAAATTGTCGCTATCTTTTCAGCCATGGGCTTCGATGTCGCCGAGGGGCCGGATATCGAAGACGACTTCCATAACTTTACAGCGTTGAACTTTCCGCCGGATCATCCGGCGCGCGAGATGCACGACACGTTTTTCTTTGAACCAAAGGAAGACGGGCAACGCATGTTGCTCCGCACGCATACCTCGCCGGTTCAGATAAGAACCATGCTCAATCAAAAGCCGCCGATCCGGATTATCATCCCGGGGCGGACGTTCCGTTGCGACAGCGACCAAACCCATACGCCAATGTTCCATCAGGTCGAAGGGCTGGTAGTGGATAAAGAAGCGCATATGGGCCATCTCAAAGGAACGCTTGAAGCATTCGTCAAAACCTTTTTTGAAATTGATGATGTCAAAACACGTTTCCGGCCGCACTTCTTCCCGTTCACGGAGCCTTCTGCCGAAATGGATATCGGCTACGAAAGTGCCAGTAATGAAATCCGTTTCGGTCAAGGGTCTGACTGGATGGAGATCCTCGGTTGCGGCATGGTCCACCCAAATGTCTTGCGCAATTGCGGCCTTGATCCGGATGAGTATCAGGGCTTTGCCTGGGGCATGGGCGTCGACCGCCTTGCCATGCTGAAATATGGCATTCCCGATTTGCGCGATTTCTTCGCCGCCGACGCCCGCTGGCTCGAACATTACGGCTTCGATCCGGTCGATCAGCCGAATCTCGCAACGGGGCTTTCGCGATGAGCGAGCAGGAGCGAAAAATCTCGCTCAACTTCGAAACGATTGGTTCCATCGCGGCGATGGTCATCGGCGCCACAGCGCTTTTTGTTGCCTGGGATCAGGCGCAAGTCATGCGCAAGCAACAGCATGCGAGCGTGTGGCCCTTGCTTAGCGACGACTTCACCATTGACAAAAACGAAGACGGTTATGTTGTCGAACTCACGCTCGCCAACAAAGGCGTCGGGCCGGCTTTAATCGAAAGCGCGTATGTCACCATTGACGGCGAACCGGCCTCGAGCCGCCCTGCTTTCATGCAAGGCGTATTTAAAAATCAGCAGCCAGCGGGATCAGCGCGCGTCAACGGATCGAGTATTGAAGGCTCGGCGCTTGGCGCAGGCGACGCCGTGAGTGTTTTTAAAGTCACCTGGCCTGACACTGAGGACAATCGCCAATCGTTCTCGGCGTTGGCAAACCGGTATGTGGACGGCGAAGGGCCTCAGGTGTCGCTGGCGGTTTGTTTTTGTTCCGTATTCGAAAGATGTTTCCTGTCAGAAGACCAGTATCGCCCGCGGGGGGTGAAGGCCTGCCCTGAGCAAACGGATATGTTCACCAATCTGCTTCGCGACCAATCGGGAGCGGATCAATGAGCGAGCTCGATTACTGGACTTTGCGCCTGGAATTTCTCGGCGCAGCGGTAGAGATCATTGCGCTGTTCTTCACCATGGTGACGATCTATATCACCGGGCTTTATTTTTATCTTGCACGCGCATCGCTGCGTTTGCGCATGATGGGCTTTGGCGTTTTTACCATCGGCTGGGCGTGGACCGGCATGCTCGGCCTCAACATGCGACAGATTTCGCAAGAAGCGCTTTATTGCGCGACCTGCATGCCGGAGCGACTGAACGATGCGCCGCTCAATGGCTGGGTTCCAGACGGCGCTGTTGCTGGCGTCGCCCTTGGCCTTGTTATCTATTTCGCGCTCGCCGCCATGACCTTCTCGACAGGCTGGCGCAAGGAAACCTTCCCGCAATCGGTGAGATAAGATGAAGTTTAGCTTAAGTTGGCTCAAAGAGCATTTGGAAACAGACGCAAGCCTCGACGAGATCGTCGATACGATGGTCGCTGTCGGCCTTGAGGTGGAGAGCGTTGAAAACCCGGAGGAGCGTCTTGCCGCGTTCACCATCGGCGAAGTGCTGCATGCTGAAAAACATCCCGACGCCGACAAGTTGAAAGTCTGTAAAGTCGCGACGAAAGACGGCGAAATGCAGATTGTTTGCGGCGCGCCAAATGCACGCGAAGGAATCAAAGTCGCCTATGCGCCGGTCGGCGCCTATGTGCCGGGCATCGACGTCACGCTGTCTAAAGCGAAAATTCGTGGGCAGGAAAGTCACGGGATGATGTGTTCAGTGCGCGAGTTGGAACTGGGCGACGATCACGACGGCATCATCGAAGCGCCGGCGGATGCAAAAGTCGGCGATCCGGTTTCCGCGTGGCTCGGCGCCAACGATCCGGTCATCGACTTTGAGGTGACGCCGAACCGGCCGGACACCAATGGCGTCAACGGCGTCGCGCGCGATCTCGCGGCCGCTGGCCTCGGCAAGCTGATCACGCCGGAACCCCAGCCGGTGAAAGGCGAATATGAGAGCCCGCAGAAGGTAGAATTGCGTTTTCCGGAAGATGCGAAAAACGCCTGCCCCGCCTTCGCTGGCCGATACATCAAAGGTGTGAAGAACGGCCCCAGTCCGAAATGGCTGCAGGACAAACTGCGCGCCATTGGGCTTCGCCCGATCAGCGCACTGGTCGATATCACCAACTATTTGTCTTACGACCGCGCTCGCCCGTTCCATGTTTATGACGCCGACAAACTGAAAGGCGTGATCCATGCGCGCCTGGGCGAGAAAGGCGAAACATTTCTGGCGCTCGACGGCAAGGAATATGAAGCCGACGAAACCATGACGGTCATCGCCGACGACAACGGTGTACTCGGTTTCGGCGGCGTCATCGGCGGCGAGGATACGGGCTGTTCAGATGAAACAGTGAACGTCTTTGTCGAATGCGCCTATTTCGACCCCTTGCGCACGGCGAAAACCGGACGAAAGACCGGGTTGCATACAGATGCTCGCTATCGTTTCGAGCGGGGTGTCGATCCGGAATTCATCATTCCCGGCATAGAGATGGCGACGCGGTTGATCCTCGACATGTGTGGCGGAACGCCCAGTGAGATCGAGCTGGCGGGGGACATTCCGTCATCGGATAAAACCGTACTTTTTCCGCCGTCCGAAGTAAAACGCCTTACAGGAATGGATGTCTCGCCGGAAGAATGCGAGCGAATTTTGACAGCGCTTGGGTTTAGCGTATCGAAGAGCGAGCCTTGGCAGGTTGATGTGCCGTCATGGCGTCCTGACGTCGAGGGTAAGGCGGATCTGGTGGAAGAAGTCGCGCGTATTGTTGGCTTCGATCACTTGCCGACCGCAACCTTGCCGCCTCTGAAGCCGGTCGAAACGCCAAAGCTGACACTGGGACAGGACCGGCGCCGTCTCGCGCGCCGGGCGCTTGCGGCGCGCGGCATGATGGAGGCTGTTACCTGGTCGTTCATGGATGAAACACACGCGGGGTTGTTCGCCAGCGGGAGCACGTTGCATGCAACAGGTCTCGTTCTCGCCAATCCGATTTCGTCCGATCTCGCCGCCATGCGTCCGTCAATCCTGCCGAACCTGATTGCCGCGCTTCAGCGTAATGCCGATCGCGGGCGAGCAGACCTAGCGCTGTTTGAAGTGGCGCCAGTTTACAAGAGCGACCAACCAGACGGACATGTCAACGCGGCGGCTGGCGTGCGCCTCTCCCATCCTGCCCGGCATTGGCAGGGGGCGGCGGAAAGCGCGGATGTATTCACCGTCAAAGCGGATGCAATTCATGCGCTTGAAGCTGCTGGCGCGCCAACAGTCAGCTTACAGACAAGTGCTGATGCGCCAAGCTACTTCCATCCGGGCCGGTCCGGCGTCTTACGCCTTGGTCCTAATGCACTGGCGCATTTCGGCGAGATTCATCCGCGTGTTTTGAAGAAAATGGATGTGGGTGGGCCGGTTTTTGGCTTTGAGGTTTTCCTCGATGCGATCCCTGAATCGAAAAAGAAGCCGACCAAAACACGGCCTGCACTCGACGCATCGGAGCTTTTACCCTTGACGCGTGACTTCGCTTTCGTCGTCGATGAAGCCGTTGCGGCGGAGGCATTGTTGAAAGCCGTGCGCGGCGCCGAGAAAAAATTAATCACCGGGGTTTCGTTATTTGACATGTATCAGGGCAAAGGCGTGCCAGAGGGTAAAAAATCCCTTGCGGTGGAGGTGCTGATCCAGCCGCGTGAGCGGACGCTGACCGATGAAGAGATTGAGGCGATCGGCGCCAAAGTGGTCGCGCAAGTGGAAAAATCCACCGGCGGGACGTTACGAACCTGATCGGGACGGGCGGCAATAAAAAACCTGCTTGCGGACGGCGCGCCGCCAAGCTATGACGCGCCCTCATTTTGGAATGCCGCATTAGCTCAGCTGGTAGAGCACATCATTCGTAATGATGGGGTCGGGTGTTCAAGTCACCCATGCGGCACCATAGGGCATTGTTTTATAAGAGCAAAATAGAGTTAACTTGACGCTGCTGCGTATTATTCAATTCTGCACTACCGCTGCGCTACCAACAAGTTTGATTTCACCCCGAATTGTCGTTCCGCCAACATTGCTGAGCATGCTCAACTGATGCAAAGGCCCTAAAAGCTTTTTGAAACCGAAAAGAAGCCGCGCCAATCATCGTCCAGCGTGAACGGTGTGGTGTCCAGCGGCTTGGCTGCTTCCATTGTCACGGATATGGAGAGTGGCAGTGTAAGGCGCAGGCCGCCGCCTACGGAGGAAAGTGACAGTTCTTCAAAACCTGGCGCCGCGTTGTCGTTCCAGACAACACCATAATCATAAAAACCATAGAACTGATAGAAATCCAGAAAGGCGAGGTTTGGATTGCGGCCATAGCGAAGCTCTATAATGGCGGCGGCTCCGTCATCTCCGGTAAGTTCGCCATAATCATAAGCACGGCCAAATCGTGCGCCGCCGAGAGAAAACTCCTCCGATGCGAGGAGCGGATCTAG
Coding sequences within:
- the pheT gene encoding phenylalanine--tRNA ligase subunit beta produces the protein MKFSLSWLKEHLETDASLDEIVDTMVAVGLEVESVENPEERLAAFTIGEVLHAEKHPDADKLKVCKVATKDGEMQIVCGAPNAREGIKVAYAPVGAYVPGIDVTLSKAKIRGQESHGMMCSVRELELGDDHDGIIEAPADAKVGDPVSAWLGANDPVIDFEVTPNRPDTNGVNGVARDLAAAGLGKLITPEPQPVKGEYESPQKVELRFPEDAKNACPAFAGRYIKGVKNGPSPKWLQDKLRAIGLRPISALVDITNYLSYDRARPFHVYDADKLKGVIHARLGEKGETFLALDGKEYEADETMTVIADDNGVLGFGGVIGGEDTGCSDETVNVFVECAYFDPLRTAKTGRKTGLHTDARYRFERGVDPEFIIPGIEMATRLILDMCGGTPSEIELAGDIPSSDKTVLFPPSEVKRLTGMDVSPEECERILTALGFSVSKSEPWQVDVPSWRPDVEGKADLVEEVARIVGFDHLPTATLPPLKPVETPKLTLGQDRRRLARRALAARGMMEAVTWSFMDETHAGLFASGSTLHATGLVLANPISSDLAAMRPSILPNLIAALQRNADRGRADLALFEVAPVYKSDQPDGHVNAAAGVRLSHPARHWQGAAESADVFTVKADAIHALEAAGAPTVSLQTSADAPSYFHPGRSGVLRLGPNALAHFGEIHPRVLKKMDVGGPVFGFEVFLDAIPESKKKPTKTRPALDASELLPLTRDFAFVVDEAVAAEALLKAVRGAEKKLITGVSLFDMYQGKGVPEGKKSLAVEVLIQPRERTLTDEEIEAIGAKVVAQVEKSTGGTLRT
- the pheS gene encoding phenylalanine--tRNA ligase subunit alpha, with amino-acid sequence MSELEALESDLTSKINDASSEAALEEVRVAALGKKGVVSEKMKTLGKMSPEERKEMGPALNGLKNRIAEAIEAKKASLEEAALDARLATEKVDVTLPIRPEAKGKIHPISQVTEEIVAIFSAMGFDVAEGPDIEDDFHNFTALNFPPDHPAREMHDTFFFEPKEDGQRMLLRTHTSPVQIRTMLNQKPPIRIIIPGRTFRCDSDQTHTPMFHQVEGLVVDKEAHMGHLKGTLEAFVKTFFEIDDVKTRFRPHFFPFTEPSAEMDIGYESASNEIRFGQGSDWMEILGCGMVHPNVLRNCGLDPDEYQGFAWGMGVDRLAMLKYGIPDLRDFFAADARWLEHYGFDPVDQPNLATGLSR